The following coding sequences are from one Phyllostomus discolor isolate MPI-MPIP mPhyDis1 chromosome 11, mPhyDis1.pri.v3, whole genome shotgun sequence window:
- the LOC118497288 gene encoding atherin-like isoform X2, translating to MATFSPVGLPAAARRPLCLQDPTGPTGGGSPLLRRPARRPRREVAVRTAPPLAGAPGPPRDGQGFGRDCFRGPVLPTAANSSRQRLPRGPFPRTLAREGDAGPRPRSPDGAARSAAPVHTPAHPRPEGPRNRRSAPEKNVRLTGC from the exons ATGGCGACCTTCTCACCCGTCGGGCTCCCGGCGGCAGCTCGGCGACCACTCTGCCTTCAGGACCCCACGGGGCCAACGGGCGGCGGCTCCCCGCTCCTGCGCCGCCCTGCCCGGCGTCCCCGGCGGGAGGTCGCGGTCCGCACTGCGCCCCCGCTGGCCGGCGCCCCCGGCCCACCCCGCGATGGCCAGGGCTTTGGAAGGGACTGTTTCCGCGGACCGGTTCTCCCAACAGCCGCTAACTCCTCCCGCCAACGTCTTCCCCGCGGCCCGTTCCCGAGAACCTTGGCTCGGGAGGGCGACGCGGGGCCCCGGCCGCGCTCGCCCGACGGCGCGGCTCGCTCTGCGGCCCCGGTGCACACACCTGCACATCCTCGCCCAGAGGGGCCTCGGAATCGCCGCTCGGCCCCAG AGAAAAACGTTCGATTGACGGGATGTTAG
- the LOC118497288 gene encoding translation initiation factor IF-2-like isoform X1: protein MATFSPVGLPAAARRPLCLQDPTGPTGGGSPLLRRPARRPRREVAVRTAPPLAGAPGPPRDGQGFGRDCFRGPVLPTAANSSRQRLPRGPFPRTLAREGDAGPRPRSPDGAARSAAPVHTPAHPRPEGPRNRRSAPGNQFLCVYRRVAFTGSGWGAIPLHAGHACPWRAVLMCGRLQPRVGGRPGRRFCVATSLPGGGRWWLPPPPPPPPRRFRESSWEPALTAGGAAMVSGDAGGLRGRWPSATPEQVLPRAGAALAG from the exons ATGGCGACCTTCTCACCCGTCGGGCTCCCGGCGGCAGCTCGGCGACCACTCTGCCTTCAGGACCCCACGGGGCCAACGGGCGGCGGCTCCCCGCTCCTGCGCCGCCCTGCCCGGCGTCCCCGGCGGGAGGTCGCGGTCCGCACTGCGCCCCCGCTGGCCGGCGCCCCCGGCCCACCCCGCGATGGCCAGGGCTTTGGAAGGGACTGTTTCCGCGGACCGGTTCTCCCAACAGCCGCTAACTCCTCCCGCCAACGTCTTCCCCGCGGCCCGTTCCCGAGAACCTTGGCTCGGGAGGGCGACGCGGGGCCCCGGCCGCGCTCGCCCGACGGCGCGGCTCGCTCTGCGGCCCCGGTGCACACACCTGCACATCCTCGCCCAGAGGGGCCTCGGAATCGCCGCTCGGCCCCAG GAAACCAATTTCTGTGTGTTTACCGCCGAGTTGCATTCACCGGAAGCGGGTGGGGGGCCATACCCTTGCATGCCGGGCATGCATGCCCTTGGCGAGCTGTGCTAATGTGCGGACGGCTGCAGCCCCGAGTCGGAGGCCGGCCGGGACGAAGGTTCTGCGTGGCCACAAGCCTCCCGGGTGGAGGAAGATGGtggttgcccccccccccccccccccccccccgccgctttCGGGAGTCTTCCTGGGAGCCCGCCCTCACCGCTGGCGGCGCTGCTATGGTTTCTGGAGACGCAGGTGGCCTTCGGGGCAGGTGGCCATCAGCGACCCCGGAGCAAGTCTTGCCAAGAGCCGGGGCTGCTCTGGCGGGATAG
- the CCNA1 gene encoding cyclin-A1 gives MHLSSSKSGVVLAPVSRGPDACQMATRAQLGQDPPQRTVLGVLTENVQYRSGQGIPTVRYFSGSENAFPEAAPKAQPTCGTHVPARPGFDVHMAEPEDGPGGTGSDGAAFGDAYEVDTSALKSDLHFLLDFSAVSPMLVDAALHSPAEAASDWGADVISVTEYAEEIHQYLREAETRHRPKAHYLRKQPDITDGMRRILVDWLVEVAEEYQLRAETLYLAVNFLDRFLSCMSVLRGKLQLVGTAAILLAAKYEEIYPPEVDEFVYITDDTYTKRQLLRMEHLLLKVLAFDLTVPTAHQFLLQYLRRQGVCGRTENLAKYVAELSLLEADPFLKYLPSLVAAAAYCLANYTVNRHFWPETLAAFTGYSLSEIGPCLSELHRACLDAPRRPQQAVREKYKASKYLHVSLLEPPAVLPLQ, from the exons ATGCATCTCAGCAGCTCCAAGAGCGGCGTAGTCCTGGCTCCGGTGTCCCGAGGTCCCGATGCCTGTCAGATGGCGACCAGAGCCCAGCTCGGCCAGGACCCCCCGCAAAGAACAGTGCTAGGGGTGCTGACCGAGAATGTGCAGTACCGGAGCGGCCAG GGGATCCCCACGGTGAGGTACTTCTCGGGGTCGGAGAATGCCTTCCCCGAGGCCGCGCCGAAAGCACAGCCCACCTGTGGGACCCACGTGCCAGCCAGGCCGGGGTTCGACGTCCACATGGCCGAGCCAGAGGACGGCCCTGGCGGCACCGGCAGCGACGGGGCAGCCTTTGGGGACGCGTACGAGGTGGACACCAGCGCGCTGAAGTCAGACCTGCACTTCCTGCTGGACTTCAGCGCCG TGTCCCCTATGCTGGTGGACGCCGCTCTCCACTCCCCGGCCGAGGCGGCGTCCGACTGGGGCGCCGACGTGATCAGCGTGACGGAGTACGCCGAGGAAATCCACCAGTACCTGCGGGAGGCCGAG acGCGGCACCGGCCCAAGGCGCACTACCTGCGGAAGCAGCCCGACATCACGGACGGCATGCGCCGCATCCTGGTGGACTGGCTGGTGGAGGTGGCCGAGGAGTACCAGCTGCGTGCCGAGACCCTCTACCTGGCCGTCAACTTCCTGGACCGCTTCCTGTCCTGCATGTCTGTCCTGAGAGGCAAGCTGCAGCTCGTGGGGACGGCGGCCATCCTCCTGGCCGC GAAGTACGAGGAGATCTACCCGCCCGAGGTGGACGAGTTCGTGTACATAACGGACGACACGTACACGAAGCGGCAGCTGCTGAGGATGGAGCACCTGCTCCTGAAGGTGCTGGCCTTCGACCTGACCGTGCCCACCGCCCACCAGTTCCTGCTGCAGTACCTGCGGCGCCAGGGGGTGTGCGGCAGGACCGAGAACCTGGCCAAG TACGTCGCAGAGCTGAGTCTGCTGGAGGCCGACCCGTTCCTGAAGTACCTGCCCTCCCTGGTCGCGGCGGCGGCCTACTGCCTGGCGAACTACACGGTCAACAGGCACTTCTGG CCGGAGACCCTGGCCGCCTTCACGGGCTACTCGCTGAGCGAGATCGGGCCCTGCCTGAGCGAGCTGCACAGAGCCTGCCTGGACGCGCCACGCCGGCCCCAGCAAGCCGTCCGGGAGAAGTACAAGGCCTCCAA GTACCTGCACGTGTCCCTGCTGGAGCCGCCGGCCGTCCTCCCCCTGCAGTGA